A genomic region of bacterium contains the following coding sequences:
- a CDS encoding DUF86 domain-containing protein: MKRDDTVYLQHILDAIARIEEYLQGVNEEVFHHRYLIQDGVIRQVEIIGEAVKQLSSELRNQHAHIPWQDIASMRDKLIHHYFGVDIEKVWLTAQEDIPVLKMQVTEILDKTKDSDVGGNS, translated from the coding sequence GAAGCGAGATGATACTGTATATTTACAACACATTCTAGACGCTATCGCCCGTATCGAAGAATATCTGCAAGGTGTAAATGAAGAAGTTTTTCATCATCGTTATCTCATTCAAGATGGTGTCATCCGGCAGGTTGAAATCATTGGAGAAGCTGTAAAGCAACTTTCAAGTGAACTACGCAACCAACATGCCCACATTCCTTGGCAAGACATCGCTAGTATGCGCGACAAGCTCATCCACCACTATTTTGGGGTTGACATTGAAAAAGTTTGGCTCACGGCGCAAGAAGATATTCCAGTTCTCAAAATGCAAGTAACTGAAATACTTGATAAAACCAAAGATTCTGATGTTGGAGGCAACAGCTAA